In Terriglobales bacterium, the genomic stretch CGATCAATTATAACAATCAAGCACGAGAACGGTCCTTGCAGCCGCCATCCCTGCAATCAAGACCTTTCAGATTGGCCGAAATGAAAAAGACACCAGTGGCAAAGCGCCGCTGTTCCTGGGCAAGCTCGGAAGCGATGATCGCCTACCACGACGCCGAATGGGGACTGCCGCAACATGACGACCGCGTGCTCTTCGAATTCCTGATCCTTGAAGGTGCCCAGGCTGGACTGAGCTGGTCAACCATTCTTAACAAGCGTGAAAATTATCGGCTAGCTTTCGATGAGTTCGATGCCGCGCGCATCGCCCGTTATGATTCCCGAAAAGTTGCCCAGTTGCTTCGCGATCCCGGAATCGTGCGCAACAAATTAAAAGTTGCGGCGGCAATCCAGAACGCCAAGGCCTTCTTGAAGATAAAGGAAGGCTCCGGCTCTTTCGATGCCTACATTTGGCAGTTCGTGGATGGACGTCCGGTGCAGAACGCCTGGCGAGCAGGCGATCGGCTGCCAGCTCACACCGCTGCATCGGACCGCATGAGCAAGGACTTGCTGGCCCAGGGGTTCAAGTTTGTCGGCTCTACGATTTGCTATGCCTTCATGCAGGCGGTCGGCATGGTCAACGACCACGCAGTCGAATGCTTCCGCTATGCCGAGGTTCAAAAGCGTCGCCGTCGGGGGGCAAGTTAGCGGTTTTGCGGTTCTGGG encodes the following:
- a CDS encoding DNA-3-methyladenine glycosylase I, producing MKKTPVAKRRCSWASSEAMIAYHDAEWGLPQHDDRVLFEFLILEGAQAGLSWSTILNKRENYRLAFDEFDAARIARYDSRKVAQLLRDPGIVRNKLKVAAAIQNAKAFLKIKEGSGSFDAYIWQFVDGRPVQNAWRAGDRLPAHTAASDRMSKDLLAQGFKFVGSTICYAFMQAVGMVNDHAVECFRYAEVQKRRRRGAS